In Acidobacteriota bacterium, a single genomic region encodes these proteins:
- a CDS encoding TetR/AcrR family transcriptional regulator — MSHHPKARRGEKYERLLGGAAALMARQGYSQTTMRDVARETGFSLAGMYYYFKSKEDLLFQIQRRTFSELLRLQEEHLARGGDATSRLRRLIDCHLAFYVQHADELKVCTYELDSLSGEKYQEIETLRRRYFALGVAVIAEVMGVRPGSVREAAPVRHATLFLFGMLNWVFMWYRPGRDCGPEQLAREMTDFVLDGLRGRQS, encoded by the coding sequence ATGTCTCATCATCCGAAAGCGCGTCGCGGCGAGAAGTACGAACGCCTGCTCGGTGGGGCCGCGGCCCTGATGGCCCGCCAAGGCTACAGCCAGACGACCATGCGGGACGTGGCCCGCGAGACGGGGTTCAGCCTGGCGGGGATGTACTACTATTTCAAGAGCAAGGAAGACCTGCTCTTCCAGATTCAGCGGCGGACCTTCTCCGAACTGCTGCGCCTCCAGGAAGAGCATCTGGCCCGTGGTGGAGATGCCACAAGCCGTTTGAGACGCCTGATCGATTGTCACCTGGCGTTCTACGTGCAGCACGCCGACGAGCTGAAGGTCTGTACCTACGAGCTGGATTCCCTCTCCGGTGAGAAGTACCAGGAAATCGAGACGCTGCGTCGGCGCTACTTCGCACTGGGCGTGGCCGTCATCGCCGAAGTGATGGGTGTGCGTCCCGGCTCCGTGCGTGAGGCGGCCCCGGTGCGTCATGCCACGCTCTTTCTCTTCGGCATGTTGAACTGGGTCTTCATGTGGTACCGGCCTGGACGGGATTGCGGACCCGAGCAACTGGCCCGGGAAATGACCGATTTCGTTCTCGACGGCTTGCGGGGGCGGCAGTCGTGA
- a CDS encoding XdhC/CoxI family protein, whose amino-acid sequence MAERGSSRDPLVAAGDRRESLDLAPYEEFLRLAREGLPGALVTVIGAEGSAPRGMGAAMTVRGDGGIVGTVGGGSLELLLAAHAREAIEDGRPRRLRYDFSGGPEQNLEKACLGKSEFFVQPTPSPPRLYIFGAGHIGLALAPMAAAAGFLVTLVDDRPGYPPPGAEAPGVRTLTGAFEEVIAGLDFDLRTYAVIVTYGHRQDEAVLRACLHRPWRYLGMIGSRAKVRQVFDAVGGDPASRKSLGRVHAPIGLDLGGRSPGEIAISIAAELQAVRHGRKEVRGMRSVDGPA is encoded by the coding sequence ATGGCTGAGCGCGGATCCTCCCGCGATCCCTTGGTCGCCGCCGGCGACCGGCGGGAGTCCCTCGACCTGGCACCCTACGAAGAATTCCTGCGCCTGGCGCGGGAGGGCTTGCCCGGCGCTCTGGTCACGGTGATCGGTGCGGAGGGATCAGCGCCGCGCGGCATGGGCGCCGCGATGACCGTGCGCGGGGATGGCGGCATCGTGGGCACGGTGGGAGGGGGTAGCCTCGAGCTGTTGCTGGCGGCCCACGCCCGGGAAGCGATCGAAGACGGCCGGCCCCGGCGGCTGCGCTACGATTTCTCCGGAGGACCCGAGCAGAACCTGGAGAAGGCCTGCCTGGGGAAGAGTGAATTCTTCGTGCAGCCCACGCCCTCCCCGCCGCGTTTGTATATCTTTGGTGCCGGCCATATCGGCCTGGCCCTGGCCCCCATGGCAGCGGCGGCCGGCTTTCTGGTGACCCTGGTCGACGATCGGCCCGGCTACCCGCCCCCGGGAGCCGAAGCGCCGGGGGTGCGAACCCTCACCGGAGCCTTCGAGGAGGTCATCGCGGGCCTCGACTTCGACCTGCGGACTTACGCCGTCATCGTGACCTACGGCCATCGCCAGGACGAGGCGGTGTTGCGCGCGTGCCTGCACCGCCCCTGGCGTTACCTGGGCATGATCGGCAGCCGGGCCAAGGTGCGGCAGGTTTTCGATGCGGTGGGAGGGGACCCGGCTTCGCGGAAATCGCTCGGGCGGGTTCACGCGCCGATCGGCCTGGATCTCGGTGGGCGTTCGCCGGGTGAAATCGCCATTTCGATCGCCGCGGAACTCCAGGCCGTGCGTCATGGCCGCAAGGAAGTTCGCGGCATGCGGTCGGTGGATGGACCGGCCTGA
- a CDS encoding thiolase domain-containing protein, translating to MERVGIIGTGHTRFGVRDDASVQELAFEAWREAVAEAAIEPSVVEASWIAAVPEYHQQRSVAGVVQEYLGLNPRPTWLTEAACASGSAAIHSAWTALRAGLYDVVAVIGCQKMTELETAQILALMGRVGDVQWESVFGSTFPGYYALFAERHMQLYGTTREQLADVAIKNHHYGAMNPKAMFRKEVDRAKVLASPPVAEPLRVFDCCANADGAACVLLATESATHRLGRRAVWLVGVGAATAPMSVLRREELTSLPSARRAAGQAYAMAGVGPDAIDVAQVHDCFTIAEILAYEDLGFCEPGQGGRFVAERRSYRGGGVAVNVDGGLKAKGHPIGATGVSMACEIVRQLRGQCRERQVEGARVGLTHNVGGIGQYCFVNVYRGE from the coding sequence ATGGAGAGAGTCGGCATCATCGGCACCGGTCACACCCGCTTCGGGGTGCGAGACGATGCCTCGGTTCAGGAGCTGGCCTTCGAGGCATGGCGCGAGGCCGTCGCTGAGGCCGCCATCGAACCCTCCGTGGTGGAGGCGAGCTGGATCGCGGCCGTCCCCGAGTACCACCAGCAGCGATCGGTGGCCGGCGTCGTACAGGAGTACCTGGGTCTGAACCCTCGGCCGACCTGGTTGACCGAGGCGGCCTGCGCTTCAGGCTCGGCGGCGATCCACAGCGCCTGGACGGCGCTGCGGGCCGGCCTCTACGACGTCGTCGCCGTCATCGGTTGCCAGAAAATGACCGAACTGGAAACGGCGCAGATCCTGGCCCTGATGGGCCGGGTCGGTGATGTGCAGTGGGAGTCGGTGTTCGGCAGCACCTTTCCCGGCTACTACGCCCTGTTCGCCGAGCGGCACATGCAGCTCTACGGTACCACGCGGGAGCAACTCGCCGACGTGGCGATCAAGAACCACCACTACGGCGCGATGAATCCCAAGGCGATGTTCCGCAAGGAGGTCGACCGGGCCAAGGTGCTGGCCTCCCCCCCGGTGGCCGAACCGCTGCGGGTCTTCGACTGTTGCGCGAATGCCGACGGTGCGGCTTGCGTGTTACTGGCCACCGAGTCGGCCACGCATCGCCTGGGGCGCCGGGCCGTATGGCTCGTCGGCGTGGGTGCGGCCACCGCGCCCATGTCGGTGTTGCGCCGCGAAGAGCTGACCTCCCTGCCGTCGGCACGCCGGGCCGCCGGGCAGGCCTACGCCATGGCGGGCGTCGGTCCCGACGCCATCGACGTGGCCCAGGTTCACGACTGCTTCACCATTGCCGAGATTCTGGCCTACGAAGACCTGGGATTCTGCGAACCGGGCCAGGGCGGGCGCTTCGTCGCCGAGCGTCGGAGTTACCGCGGCGGGGGGGTGGCGGTGAACGTCGACGGGGGACTCAAGGCCAAGGGGCATCCGATCGGCGCCACCGGCGTCTCCATGGCTTGCGAGATCGTGCGCCAGTTGCGCGGACAATGCCGCGAGCGGCAGGTGGAGGGCGCGCGGGTGGGCCTGACCCACAACGTGGGCGGTATCGGCCAGTACTGTTTCGTCAACGTGTACAGGGGGGAGTAG
- the had gene encoding 6-hydroxycyclohex-1-ene-1-carbonyl-CoA dehydrogenase produces the protein MSGKKTMQAWMMMAQEKPFEKRERPLEEPGAGEVVVEVAGCGVCHTDLSFLYHGVQTRAELPLTLGHEISGTVDAAGPGVEGLPAGAPVVVPAVLSCGECELCRAGQRRICRKQIMPGNDRHGGYASHVTVPARYVCPVSEKVLSRAELWQLAVVSDAVTTPFQAVRRSGLARGDLAVFIGAGGIGIHGVQIAAAVGATVIALDVDAAKLETARRSGAAAVIDVSGLSVKEIRKAVREEAKKLGAPGHLWKIYETSGTRPGQETAFSLLGFGATLAVVGFTMARLELRLSNLMAFDATAFGNWGCDPELYPEVLDWVGEGKIQLDPFVERRSLDEINEVFRAAHAGELTRRVVLVP, from the coding sequence ATGAGCGGGAAGAAGACGATGCAGGCCTGGATGATGATGGCCCAGGAAAAGCCTTTCGAGAAGCGGGAACGGCCCCTGGAAGAGCCCGGCGCCGGAGAGGTGGTGGTGGAGGTCGCCGGCTGCGGTGTCTGCCACACGGACCTGTCGTTTCTCTACCACGGGGTGCAGACCCGTGCCGAGCTGCCCCTGACCCTGGGACATGAGATCTCGGGCACCGTGGACGCGGCCGGCCCGGGGGTCGAGGGTCTGCCCGCCGGCGCACCGGTGGTGGTCCCGGCGGTGCTTTCCTGTGGGGAATGCGAGCTGTGCCGGGCGGGCCAGCGCCGCATCTGCCGCAAGCAGATCATGCCGGGCAACGACCGCCACGGTGGCTACGCCTCCCACGTCACCGTGCCTGCGCGTTATGTCTGCCCCGTGAGTGAAAAGGTGCTGTCCCGAGCGGAGCTGTGGCAGCTCGCCGTGGTTTCCGACGCCGTCACCACGCCCTTCCAGGCCGTGCGTCGCTCGGGGTTGGCCCGGGGTGACCTGGCGGTGTTCATCGGCGCCGGCGGCATCGGCATCCACGGCGTGCAGATCGCCGCGGCGGTGGGGGCGACGGTGATCGCCCTCGACGTGGACGCCGCCAAGCTGGAGACGGCCCGGCGGTCGGGCGCGGCGGCCGTGATCGACGTCAGCGGCCTGTCGGTCAAGGAAATCCGCAAGGCTGTGCGGGAGGAGGCGAAAAAACTCGGCGCTCCGGGTCACCTGTGGAAGATCTATGAGACCTCGGGAACCCGTCCCGGCCAGGAGACCGCCTTTAGTCTGCTCGGTTTCGGTGCCACCCTGGCCGTCGTGGGTTTCACCATGGCCCGTCTCGAACTGCGGCTGAGCAACCTGATGGCCTTCGATGCCACGGCTTTCGGCAACTGGGGCTGCGATCCGGAACTCTACCCCGAGGTTCTCGACTGGGTCGGCGAGGGGAAGATTCAGCTGGATCCCTTCGTCGAACGCCGCAGCCTCGACGAGATCAACGAAGTCTTTCGCGCAGCCCACGCCGGTGAGCTGACCCGCCGAGTGGTGCTGGTTCCCTGA
- a CDS encoding 2-dehydropantoate 2-reductase translates to MRILVVGAGALGGLVGASLAEAGEDTVMVEINAARARLLGETGLFISREGEAERCVKLNVVTTVEGLAPVDLVFVSVKSYQTEAAVRGVMPVIGATTRVLSLQNGIGNTDTMARIIGPERVLCGITYHSVQHTGPNRLRYRPGIKPIQIAPYDGRITPEIEEIGAVFRRAGLDTDVVENVDHVTWQKLLHNAVVNPVSAVTGLSCREMLADEDLMAFMRDLCMEIIAVMRAHGVPIVDEEDPFRPVIGSLKALGKNRPSMWQDLARGARTEVDAINGAIYEEACRLGLPAPHNGALVRFIHSRERQKILRRQEITRTLEETKKRQKAEPMPRMLPTGMAIGGGMPSGRVPLETAPKLKEMVRESFRKLQEAADDPSRKIACCSGMGPVEIVRALGFTPYFPENHAALIAASRLSGRYIPRALAEGFSQFVNSGMACDIGALLAGHSPLVSAHGIAGPPHPDVVVYSTNNGHSLIRWFEYYGTRFQVPVFGLHPPAALGEVGRIEVDAAGQQMMRLTGRLEEVSGEKLDIDRLAEIVQYSAQASALWAEILGLARTVPSPVTVFDLLIHLGPMILMRGTPEAVEYYRILKAEIEQRVAEKMAAVPGERFRFYWEGPPIWCALRPLARLFLETRVAVVASSFFGNFDLAGLDPDNPIESMALAYTSIFPNRSDAFKSEHLAAEFEAYGVDAVVYHEDRTCPEHSNVRHGLEVQMRRTTGLPSLILEADSHDLRLFSMDRLNSQLRDFIESQQEVGGAC, encoded by the coding sequence ATGCGTATTCTGGTTGTGGGTGCCGGCGCCCTGGGTGGTCTCGTGGGAGCGAGCCTTGCGGAGGCCGGCGAAGACACCGTGATGGTAGAGATCAACGCGGCCCGGGCCCGCCTGCTCGGTGAGACAGGACTGTTCATTTCGCGGGAAGGGGAAGCTGAGCGCTGCGTGAAGCTGAATGTCGTGACCACCGTGGAAGGGCTCGCACCCGTCGACCTGGTCTTCGTCTCGGTCAAGAGTTACCAGACCGAGGCCGCCGTTCGGGGCGTGATGCCTGTGATCGGAGCGACGACCCGCGTGCTCTCTCTGCAGAACGGCATCGGCAACACGGATACCATGGCGCGGATCATCGGGCCCGAGCGAGTTCTCTGCGGCATCACCTACCACAGTGTGCAGCACACCGGCCCCAACCGTTTGCGCTACCGCCCCGGGATCAAACCGATTCAGATCGCTCCCTACGATGGCCGCATCACCCCGGAGATCGAGGAAATCGGCGCCGTCTTCCGCCGCGCCGGGCTGGATACGGATGTGGTCGAAAACGTCGATCACGTCACCTGGCAGAAGCTGTTGCACAACGCCGTGGTCAATCCCGTTTCCGCTGTCACGGGGTTGAGCTGCCGCGAGATGCTGGCCGACGAGGACCTGATGGCCTTCATGCGTGACCTGTGCATGGAGATCATCGCCGTGATGCGGGCCCACGGAGTTCCCATCGTCGATGAGGAAGATCCCTTCCGGCCGGTGATCGGTTCGCTCAAAGCGCTTGGAAAGAACCGTCCGTCCATGTGGCAGGACCTGGCCCGGGGAGCGCGGACAGAGGTCGATGCGATCAACGGAGCGATCTACGAGGAGGCCTGCCGGCTCGGCCTGCCGGCGCCACACAACGGCGCCCTGGTGCGTTTCATTCATTCCCGAGAGCGCCAGAAGATCCTCCGGAGGCAGGAGATCACCAGGACTCTCGAGGAGACCAAGAAACGGCAGAAGGCTGAACCGATGCCGCGGATGCTGCCTACGGGGATGGCCATCGGCGGCGGCATGCCTTCGGGTCGGGTACCCCTCGAGACGGCGCCCAAGCTCAAGGAGATGGTGCGGGAGAGCTTCCGCAAGCTCCAGGAGGCGGCAGACGATCCTTCGCGCAAGATCGCCTGCTGCTCGGGTATGGGGCCGGTGGAAATCGTTCGGGCCCTGGGTTTCACCCCGTACTTTCCCGAAAACCACGCGGCGCTGATCGCCGCCAGCCGCCTTTCCGGGCGCTACATCCCCCGGGCCCTGGCGGAAGGTTTCTCGCAATTCGTCAATTCAGGGATGGCCTGCGACATCGGCGCCCTGCTGGCCGGGCACAGCCCGCTGGTTTCGGCCCACGGTATCGCGGGGCCGCCCCATCCCGACGTGGTGGTCTACAGCACCAACAATGGTCACAGCCTGATTCGCTGGTTCGAGTATTACGGCACGCGTTTCCAGGTTCCCGTCTTCGGTTTGCACCCACCCGCCGCCTTGGGGGAAGTGGGGCGGATCGAGGTGGACGCCGCCGGTCAGCAGATGATGCGCTTGACCGGGCGCCTCGAGGAAGTATCCGGCGAGAAGCTCGATATCGACCGGCTGGCGGAGATCGTGCAGTACTCCGCCCAGGCCTCGGCTCTGTGGGCCGAGATCCTCGGCCTGGCCCGCACCGTCCCCTCGCCTGTGACCGTCTTCGACCTGCTGATTCACCTGGGGCCGATGATCCTCATGCGGGGCACGCCGGAGGCCGTGGAGTACTACCGGATCCTCAAGGCGGAGATCGAACAGCGGGTGGCGGAGAAGATGGCCGCCGTGCCTGGCGAGCGCTTCCGCTTCTACTGGGAAGGTCCACCCATCTGGTGCGCTCTGCGGCCCCTGGCGCGACTCTTCCTCGAGACGCGGGTCGCGGTGGTGGCATCCAGTTTCTTCGGCAATTTCGACCTGGCGGGTCTCGACCCGGACAATCCCATCGAGAGCATGGCCCTGGCCTACACCAGCATCTTTCCCAATCGGTCGGACGCCTTCAAGAGTGAGCATCTGGCGGCCGAGTTCGAGGCCTACGGCGTCGACGCGGTGGTCTACCACGAAGATCGAACCTGCCCCGAGCACAGCAACGTGCGGCATGGGCTCGAGGTCCAGATGCGGAGAACGACGGGTCTGCCCTCGTTGATTCTCGAGGCCGACAGTCACGATCTGCGGCTGTTCTCCATGGATCGCCTCAACAGTCAGCTCAGGGATTTCATCGAGTCGCAGCAGGAAGTGGGAGGTGCCTGTTGA
- the fabG gene encoding 3-oxoacyl-ACP reductase FabG, whose translation MDLELQGKVAVITGAGRGIGAAIAEALAREGARLALVDRPGNKDLGPLAARLAQAGATALALEADVADADAARRAVEDTVERLGRLDILVCNAGVTRDRVSWKMSEEDWDLVLAVNLKGAFNFARAAAPILRGRESGKIVAVSSINGLRGKFGQANYAASKAGLVGLCKTLARELGRHGVNVNVVAPGMVMTEMAKNLPEEILRRAREESLLGRLADPEDVAQLVAFLCSERARHLTGQVIRVDGGQYL comes from the coding sequence ATGGATCTCGAACTCCAGGGGAAGGTGGCGGTGATCACGGGCGCCGGTCGGGGTATCGGCGCGGCGATCGCGGAGGCGCTGGCCCGGGAGGGCGCGCGCCTGGCCCTGGTGGACAGGCCGGGAAACAAGGACCTGGGTCCCCTGGCGGCGCGGTTGGCCCAGGCCGGTGCGACCGCACTCGCCCTCGAGGCCGACGTGGCCGACGCCGACGCCGCTCGCCGCGCCGTGGAGGACACGGTGGAAAGGCTGGGGCGGCTGGACATCCTTGTTTGCAACGCCGGTGTCACCCGCGACAGGGTGAGCTGGAAGATGAGCGAGGAAGACTGGGACCTGGTGCTGGCGGTCAACCTCAAGGGTGCTTTCAATTTTGCCCGGGCGGCCGCCCCGATCCTGCGCGGGCGGGAATCGGGAAAGATCGTCGCCGTCTCGTCGATCAATGGCCTGCGAGGCAAGTTCGGCCAGGCCAATTACGCCGCGTCGAAGGCGGGATTGGTGGGCCTGTGCAAGACCCTGGCCCGCGAATTGGGGCGCCATGGCGTCAACGTCAACGTGGTCGCGCCGGGCATGGTGATGACCGAGATGGCGAAGAACCTGCCGGAGGAAATCCTGCGGCGGGCGCGTGAGGAAAGCCTGCTGGGCCGGTTGGCGGATCCGGAAGACGTGGCCCAGCTCGTCGCCTTTCTCTGCTCGGAGCGTGCTCGACACCTGACGGGCCAGGTGATTCGTGTCGACGGTGGGCAGTACCTCTGA
- a CDS encoding nucleotidyltransferase family protein encodes MNLRLPVAAITAAGASSRMGRPKALLPWNGKPLLEHMIAALRGAGLERIAVVTGAGRRQIEASALRLRVDVAHNANHAAGRFSSVQVAARWARGEPLLLWPVDCPAVAVRTLRALVEEARERPDASVVPRHGARCGHPVILPGSVVAAMAGAEAEGNLRQWVRAAPGGRVTVSVWDPAVLDNLNTPLDYRCFLETRPPATTVETEVDHG; translated from the coding sequence GTGAACCTCCGGTTGCCGGTAGCCGCCATCACAGCGGCCGGCGCCTCCTCCCGGATGGGGCGGCCCAAGGCCCTGCTGCCCTGGAACGGCAAACCGCTGCTCGAGCACATGATCGCGGCCCTGCGCGGCGCGGGTCTCGAGCGCATCGCGGTGGTCACGGGCGCCGGTCGCCGGCAGATCGAAGCGTCGGCGCTGCGCCTCCGCGTGGATGTGGCGCACAACGCGAACCATGCGGCGGGGCGTTTCTCCTCGGTGCAGGTAGCCGCCCGCTGGGCACGGGGAGAACCCCTGCTGCTCTGGCCGGTGGATTGCCCGGCGGTCGCAGTGAGGACTTTGCGGGCCCTGGTCGAGGAAGCGCGGGAGCGTCCGGATGCCAGCGTCGTGCCGCGCCATGGCGCACGCTGCGGCCATCCGGTGATCCTCCCGGGTAGCGTAGTGGCCGCGATGGCCGGCGCCGAGGCGGAGGGAAACCTCCGGCAGTGGGTGCGAGCGGCACCGGGAGGCCGGGTGACGGTGTCGGTATGGGATCCCGCGGTCCTCGATAATCTCAACACTCCCCTCGACTACCGGTGTTTCCTCGAGACCCGCCCGCCGGCGACGACCGTCGAGACGGAGGTGGATCATGGCTGA
- a CDS encoding enoyl-CoA hydratase/isomerase family protein: MSDKALVDYSVRDDVAYLVLDAPPLNILTAAMMNEITGCLEKARADRSLKAVALSARGKAFSAGADVGEHRPEQAPEMIGAFSRMFECFGSLDLPVVMGVHGAALGAGFELAMMADVLVATKSATLGQPEIRLGFFAPVGVAWLPKLVGVQKAIEITCSGRAYSALDMERWGLVSGVVADDDLEAGMESKLKDFRCASPLVLRMNVRLVRRLAAVPFEPARREAEQVFLDELMVTEDVREGIASFFEKRRPRWKNR, translated from the coding sequence ATGAGCGACAAGGCGCTGGTGGATTATTCGGTTCGGGATGACGTGGCCTACCTGGTGCTCGATGCGCCGCCGCTGAACATCCTGACGGCCGCGATGATGAACGAGATCACCGGCTGTCTCGAGAAGGCGCGTGCGGATCGTTCTCTCAAGGCGGTCGCCCTTTCTGCCCGGGGGAAGGCCTTCAGCGCCGGGGCCGACGTGGGCGAACATCGTCCCGAGCAGGCGCCGGAGATGATCGGCGCCTTCAGCCGCATGTTCGAGTGTTTCGGTTCACTGGACCTGCCGGTGGTGATGGGTGTTCACGGCGCGGCCCTGGGCGCGGGCTTCGAGTTGGCGATGATGGCCGACGTCCTGGTGGCCACGAAGTCGGCCACCCTGGGGCAGCCGGAGATACGCCTCGGATTTTTCGCCCCGGTGGGCGTGGCCTGGCTGCCCAAGCTGGTCGGTGTGCAGAAGGCGATCGAGATCACCTGCTCGGGCCGGGCCTACAGCGCGCTCGACATGGAACGCTGGGGCCTGGTCTCGGGAGTCGTCGCCGACGATGATCTCGAAGCGGGGATGGAGTCCAAGCTCAAGGATTTTCGCTGCGCCAGTCCGCTGGTGCTCCGGATGAACGTGCGGCTCGTTCGCCGGCTCGCCGCCGTGCCTTTCGAGCCGGCACGCAGGGAAGCCGAACAGGTTTTCCTCGACGAATTGATGGTCACCGAAGACGTGCGTGAAGGTATCGCTTCGTTCTTCGAAAAGCGCCGCCCCAGGTGGAAGAACCGCTAG
- a CDS encoding OB-fold domain-containing protein, whose protein sequence is MFERFGTVGFTRHTRVGPFVERLEAGELTASRCAGCGVVALPPRADCPACLGGEFTLEAVDPVGRLVSYTTIHALPAGFEHGGPFTLALVEMSGGGRLLAPVGPCFARCPPVMGERVRIVIRSRGEGDERRILLFVERAEGADAGRGTATRGEER, encoded by the coding sequence ATGTTCGAGCGCTTCGGCACGGTTGGCTTTACCCGGCACACACGGGTCGGCCCCTTCGTCGAGCGCCTCGAGGCCGGTGAGCTGACCGCTTCGCGTTGCGCCGGTTGCGGCGTGGTGGCCCTGCCGCCGAGGGCCGACTGTCCCGCCTGCCTGGGCGGCGAGTTTACTCTCGAGGCGGTCGATCCCGTAGGACGGCTGGTTTCGTACACGACGATTCACGCCCTTCCCGCGGGTTTCGAGCACGGGGGGCCGTTCACCCTGGCCCTGGTGGAAATGAGCGGTGGTGGAAGGCTGCTCGCGCCGGTCGGCCCGTGTTTCGCGCGCTGTCCTCCGGTCATGGGCGAGAGGGTGCGCATCGTAATTCGGAGTCGAGGCGAAGGAGACGAGCGCCGCATCCTGCTCTTCGTGGAGCGGGCGGAAGGTGCTGACGCGGGGCGCGGGACAGCGACCCGAGGGGAGGAGCGATGA
- a CDS encoding acyl-CoA dehydratase activase: MSNVEIAAGIDVGTECVKVVIVDAAGKPGGRAVVPTRGYFEACIEEALRAALDDAGVTREDVDATCATGFGAGCVGDATATISETACHARGAFEHRSHEMTLIDLGGREPRAIHVGARGKRLGARSVRKCAVGIGTFLIFAARHLDIHPTRMQELAASADKPAPISSYCSVFSGSELLERLRDGFTREEVALGCMHSIAERIFELGDLESPVVFTGGVPEYFPGVAQGLEGLCGTKVDVSPAPIFTGALGAALLALEGR; encoded by the coding sequence TTGAGCAACGTCGAAATCGCGGCCGGCATCGATGTCGGCACGGAATGCGTGAAGGTCGTCATCGTCGATGCCGCGGGGAAACCCGGGGGTCGGGCCGTGGTCCCGACTCGGGGCTACTTCGAGGCCTGCATCGAGGAGGCCCTGCGTGCGGCGCTCGATGACGCAGGGGTGACCCGGGAAGACGTGGACGCCACCTGCGCCACGGGCTTCGGCGCGGGCTGCGTGGGAGACGCGACCGCGACGATTTCCGAGACCGCCTGTCACGCCCGCGGGGCGTTCGAGCACAGGAGTCACGAGATGACCCTGATCGATCTCGGTGGGCGCGAACCCCGTGCGATCCACGTCGGTGCTCGAGGCAAACGCCTGGGGGCCCGCAGCGTGCGCAAGTGTGCGGTGGGTATCGGGACCTTCCTGATTTTCGCCGCCCGACACCTGGACATTCATCCCACCCGTATGCAAGAGCTGGCCGCGTCGGCGGACAAGCCCGCGCCGATCAGCAGTTACTGCTCCGTCTTCTCCGGTTCGGAGTTGCTCGAGCGCCTGCGGGACGGTTTTACCCGCGAAGAAGTGGCTCTCGGCTGCATGCATTCGATCGCCGAGCGGATCTTCGAACTCGGTGACCTGGAATCGCCGGTGGTGTTCACGGGGGGGGTGCCGGAGTACTTCCCGGGGGTGGCCCAAGGTCTTGAAGGTCTGTGTGGAACCAAGGTGGACGTTTCGCCGGCACCGATATTCACGGGAGCTCTCGGCGCCGCGCTTCTGGCCCTGGAAGGCAGGTAG